The following are from one region of the Pelagibius sp. CAU 1746 genome:
- the gyrA gene encoding DNA gyrase subunit A, with the protein MKRSYLDYAMSVIVARALPDVRDGLKPVHRRILYAMKEAGYDWNRPYRKSARVVGDVMGQYHPHGDSAIYDTMVRLAQDFSMRLPLIDGQGNFGSMDGDPAAAMRYTEARLTRAASDSLLQDIDEDTVDFQDNYDETTKEPIVLPARFPNLLVNGAGGIAVGMATNIPPHNLGEVIDACCAYIDDPEISIDRLMELVPGPDFPTGGMILGRAGIRDAYHTGRGSLRVRATTSIEEVRKDRHAIVVTEVPYQVNKARMLERIAEMVRAKTIEGIADLRDESDRQGLRVVIELRREAEPEVVLNQLFRYSPLQGSFGCNMLALNSGRPELLDLKAIISAFMDFREEVVTRRTAFRLGKARDRAHLLVGLAIAVANIDPVIELIRAAPDPVAAREGLMARRWPAQTVAPLIELIDEPGRQVEDDGTYQLSELQARAILELRLQRLTGLEREKIAQELEEIAVEIKEYLEILASRARLLEVLRGELIDMKDRFATPRRTQIVEAGFEQEDEDLIQREDMVVTVTHGGYIKRVPLSTYRAQRRGGKGRAGMATRDEDFVSKVFVCNTHTPVLFFSSLGMVYKLKVYRLPIGSPQSRGKALINLLPLQEGEWITTFMPMPEDETTWDRMFVVFATSAGYVRRNKLSDFVRVAANGKIAMKLEEGDGELVSVRYCTDGDDVLLATAGGRCIRFGVNDVRVFAGRSSTGVRGIKLGKGDRVISMSILRSGEAVSTEERDAYLRYANAKRRSENGGAENGSSEAGAEIELSQERLDELAEAEQFVLSVAADGYGKRTSAYEYRVTGRGGRGIGNMDLARGGGEESSVAAAFPLEESDQIMLVTDGGKLIRSPVEDIRIAGRTTRGVMLFRIDKSERIVSVAHLSEDDDEEDEAGGGADGVAPPTEEA; encoded by the coding sequence ATGAAGCGCTCCTACCTCGATTACGCCATGAGCGTGATCGTGGCCCGGGCGCTGCCCGACGTGCGCGACGGCCTGAAGCCCGTGCACCGGCGCATTCTCTACGCCATGAAGGAGGCCGGCTACGATTGGAACCGGCCCTACCGCAAGTCGGCCCGCGTGGTCGGCGACGTCATGGGTCAGTACCACCCGCACGGCGACAGCGCCATCTACGACACCATGGTCCGTCTGGCGCAGGACTTCTCCATGCGCCTGCCGCTGATCGACGGTCAGGGCAACTTCGGCTCCATGGATGGCGACCCGGCGGCGGCCATGCGCTACACCGAGGCGCGCCTGACCCGGGCGGCCAGCGATTCGCTGCTGCAGGACATCGACGAGGACACCGTCGATTTCCAGGACAACTACGACGAAACCACCAAGGAACCGATCGTCCTGCCGGCGCGGTTCCCCAATCTGCTGGTCAATGGCGCCGGCGGCATCGCCGTCGGCATGGCAACCAACATCCCGCCCCATAACCTGGGTGAGGTGATCGATGCCTGCTGCGCCTACATCGACGACCCCGAGATTTCCATCGACCGGCTGATGGAGCTGGTGCCCGGACCGGACTTTCCGACCGGCGGCATGATCCTGGGACGCGCGGGCATCCGCGACGCTTATCACACCGGCCGCGGTTCCCTGCGCGTGCGGGCGACCACCTCCATCGAGGAAGTCCGCAAGGACCGGCATGCCATCGTGGTCACCGAGGTGCCCTACCAGGTGAACAAGGCGCGCATGCTGGAGCGCATCGCCGAGATGGTGCGCGCCAAGACCATCGAAGGCATCGCCGACCTGCGCGACGAGAGCGACCGCCAGGGCCTGCGCGTGGTCATCGAGCTGCGCCGCGAGGCCGAGCCCGAAGTCGTGCTGAACCAACTGTTCCGCTATTCGCCGCTGCAGGGCTCTTTCGGCTGCAACATGCTGGCCCTCAACAGCGGGCGCCCGGAGCTGTTGGACCTGAAGGCGATCATTTCCGCCTTCATGGACTTCCGCGAGGAGGTCGTCACCCGGCGCACCGCCTTCCGGCTGGGCAAGGCGCGCGACCGCGCTCACCTGCTGGTCGGTCTGGCCATCGCCGTGGCCAACATCGACCCGGTGATCGAACTGATCCGCGCCGCGCCGGACCCGGTGGCCGCGCGCGAGGGCCTGATGGCCCGCCGCTGGCCGGCGCAGACCGTGGCGCCGCTCATCGAGCTGATCGACGAACCGGGCCGCCAGGTGGAAGACGACGGCACTTACCAGCTTTCCGAGCTGCAGGCCCGCGCGATCCTGGAGCTGCGCCTGCAGCGCCTGACCGGCCTGGAGCGCGAGAAGATCGCTCAGGAACTGGAAGAGATCGCCGTCGAGATCAAGGAGTATCTGGAAATCCTGGCTTCGCGGGCGCGCTTGCTGGAAGTGCTGCGCGGCGAGCTGATCGACATGAAGGATCGCTTCGCGACCCCGCGGCGCACCCAGATCGTCGAGGCCGGCTTCGAGCAGGAAGACGAGGACCTGATCCAGCGCGAGGACATGGTGGTCACGGTCACCCACGGCGGTTACATCAAGCGCGTGCCGCTATCGACCTACCGCGCCCAGCGCCGCGGCGGCAAGGGGCGCGCCGGCATGGCGACGCGCGACGAGGATTTCGTCAGCAAGGTCTTCGTCTGCAACACCCACACGCCGGTGCTGTTCTTCTCTTCGCTCGGCATGGTCTATAAGTTGAAGGTCTACCGCCTGCCGATCGGCTCGCCGCAGTCGCGCGGCAAGGCGCTGATCAACCTGTTGCCGCTTCAGGAAGGCGAGTGGATCACGACCTTCATGCCGATGCCCGAGGACGAGACCACCTGGGATCGCATGTTCGTGGTCTTCGCCACCTCGGCAGGCTATGTCCGCCGCAACAAGCTCTCCGACTTCGTGCGCGTCGCCGCCAACGGCAAGATCGCCATGAAGCTGGAGGAGGGCGACGGAGAGCTGGTTTCCGTGCGCTACTGCACGGACGGCGACGACGTGCTGCTGGCCACCGCCGGCGGGCGCTGTATCCGCTTCGGCGTGAACGATGTGCGTGTCTTTGCCGGGCGTAGTTCCACCGGCGTGCGCGGCATCAAGCTGGGCAAGGGCGACAGGGTCATTTCCATGTCGATCCTGCGCTCCGGCGAGGCCGTCAGCACCGAGGAGCGCGACGCCTATCTGCGCTATGCCAATGCCAAGCGGCGTAGCGAGAACGGCGGGGCGGAAAACGGTTCTTCGGAGGCCGGCGCCGAGATCGAGCTCAGCCAGGAGCGCCTCGACGAGCTGGCCGAGGCCGAGCAATTCGTGCTTTCGGTCGCGGCCGACGGTTACGGCAAGCGCACTTCGGCCTATGAGTATCGGGTCACCGGCCGCGGCGGCCGCGGCATCGGCAATATGGACCTGGCGCGCGGCGGCGGCGAGGAGTCGAGCGTGGCGGCGGCTTTCCCGCTTGAAGAGAGCGATCAGATCATGCTGGTGACCGATGGCGGCAAGCTGATCCGCAGCCCCGTCGAGGACATCCGTATCGCCGGGCGCACGACGCGCGGCGTGATGCTGTTCCGTATCGACAAGAGCGAGCGTATTGTATCGGTGGCGCATCTCTCCGAGGATGACGACGAAGAGGACGAGGCCGGCGGCGGCGCGGACGGCGTCGCGCCCCCGACGGAAGAGGCCTAG
- the uvrA gene encoding excinuclease ABC subunit UvrA, translated as MIAIRGAREHNLKNIDVTLPRNELVVITGLSGSGKSSLAFDTIYAEGQRRYVESLSAYARQFLELMQKPDVDSIEGLSPAISIEQKTTSKNPRSTVGTVTEIYDYMRLLFARVGVPYSPATGLPIESQTISQMVDRVMEMDEGTRLYLLAPIVRGRKGEYRKELAELQKRGFQRVKIDGELYEIEDAPALDKKRKHDIEVVVDRLIVRKGIETRLADSFETALNLADGLAFTEEAKKGGEITTFSAKFACPVSGFTIEEIEPRLFSFNNPFGACPSCDGLGITLFFDPDLVVPDPKATLSGGAIAPWSRSATPSPYYQQTLDSIARHYKVSTRTPWAELPAKVREVILHGSGKTAITMKYEDGLRSYKTTKPFEGVVPNMERRWRETDSDWVRDDLGKYQSNKACEACGGHRLKPEALAVKLDKLHISEVAEFSVAKAAAWFGALNAKLGKKDQEIAARILKEINERLTFLVDVGLDYLTLSRGSASLSGGESQRIRLASQIGSGLTGVLYVLDEPSIGLHQRDNARLLETLKRLRDLGNSVIVVEHDEDAIRTADYLIDMGPRAGVNGGRVVAIGKPEEVMHNPESLTGQYLTGLRQIEVPRHRREGHPGQEIKILGATENNLQDVEAAIPMGTFTCVTGVSGSGKSTLIIETLYKALARRLHKARANPGKHEGIEGLEYLDKIIDIDQSPIGRTPRSNPATYIGAFTPIREWFAGLPESNARGYKPGRFSFNVKGGRCEACQGDGVIKIEMHFLPDVYVQCDVCKGQRYNRETLEIHFKDKSIAQILDMTVDEGVEFFKAVPSIRSKLETLQKVGLGYIHIGQPATTLSGGEAQRVKLSKELSRRATGRTLYILDEPTTGLHFEDVKKLLEVLQALVDQGNTVVVIEHNLEVIKTADWILDLGPDGGDRGGRIVAAGTPEAVAQVAESHTGHYLAPYLRSAKPKKKRA; from the coding sequence GTGATCGCGATCCGCGGCGCGCGCGAGCACAATCTGAAGAACATCGACGTCACCCTGCCCCGCAACGAACTGGTGGTGATCACCGGGCTTTCGGGCTCCGGCAAGTCGTCGCTCGCCTTCGACACCATCTACGCCGAGGGCCAGCGCCGTTATGTCGAGTCGCTCTCGGCCTATGCCCGCCAGTTCCTGGAGCTGATGCAGAAGCCGGACGTGGACTCCATCGAGGGCCTCTCCCCGGCGATCTCCATCGAGCAGAAGACCACGTCGAAGAATCCGCGCTCCACGGTGGGCACGGTGACGGAGATCTACGACTACATGCGCCTGCTCTTCGCCCGGGTCGGCGTGCCCTATTCCCCGGCCACCGGCTTGCCCATCGAGAGCCAGACCATCAGCCAGATGGTCGACCGGGTGATGGAGATGGACGAAGGCACCCGCCTCTACCTGCTGGCCCCCATCGTGCGCGGGCGCAAGGGCGAGTACAGAAAAGAGCTGGCGGAGCTGCAGAAGCGCGGCTTCCAGCGCGTGAAGATCGACGGCGAGCTCTACGAGATCGAGGATGCGCCGGCGCTCGACAAGAAGCGCAAGCACGACATCGAGGTGGTGGTCGACCGCCTGATCGTGCGCAAGGGCATCGAAACGCGCCTGGCCGACAGCTTCGAGACGGCCCTCAACCTGGCCGACGGCCTGGCCTTCACCGAAGAGGCAAAGAAAGGCGGCGAGATCACCACCTTCTCGGCCAAGTTCGCCTGCCCGGTCTCCGGCTTCACCATCGAGGAGATCGAGCCGCGGCTATTCTCCTTCAACAACCCCTTCGGCGCCTGCCCCTCCTGCGACGGCCTGGGCATCACCCTGTTCTTCGATCCCGACCTGGTGGTGCCGGACCCCAAGGCGACCCTGAGCGGCGGCGCCATCGCGCCCTGGTCGCGCTCGGCCACGCCCTCACCCTACTACCAGCAGACCTTGGACAGCATCGCCCGGCACTACAAGGTTTCGACCCGCACGCCCTGGGCGGAGCTTCCCGCCAAGGTGCGCGAGGTGATCCTGCACGGCTCCGGCAAGACCGCCATCACGATGAAATACGAGGACGGCCTGCGCAGCTACAAGACGACGAAGCCCTTCGAGGGCGTGGTCCCTAACATGGAGCGGCGCTGGCGCGAGACCGACAGCGACTGGGTCCGCGACGACCTGGGCAAGTACCAGAGCAACAAGGCCTGCGAAGCCTGCGGCGGCCACCGCCTGAAGCCGGAGGCCCTGGCGGTGAAGCTGGACAAGCTGCACATCAGCGAGGTGGCCGAGTTCTCCGTCGCCAAGGCTGCCGCCTGGTTCGGCGCCCTGAACGCCAAGCTGGGCAAGAAGGACCAGGAGATCGCCGCGCGCATCCTGAAGGAGATCAACGAGCGCCTGACCTTCCTGGTCGATGTTGGCCTGGACTACCTGACCCTCAGCCGCGGCTCGGCCAGCCTCTCCGGCGGCGAGAGCCAGCGCATCCGCCTCGCCTCGCAGATCGGCTCCGGCCTCACCGGCGTGCTCTACGTGCTGGACGAGCCCTCGATCGGCCTGCACCAGCGCGACAACGCGCGCCTGCTGGAAACGCTGAAGCGCCTGCGCGACCTGGGCAACAGCGTCATCGTGGTGGAGCACGACGAGGACGCCATCCGCACCGCCGACTACCTGATCGACATGGGCCCGCGCGCCGGCGTCAACGGCGGCCGGGTCGTGGCCATCGGCAAACCCGAGGAGGTGATGCACAACCCGGAAAGCCTGACCGGGCAGTATCTGACCGGCCTGCGCCAGATCGAGGTGCCGCGCCACCGCCGCGAGGGACATCCCGGCCAGGAGATCAAGATCCTGGGCGCCACGGAGAACAACCTGCAGGACGTCGAGGCGGCGATCCCCATGGGGACCTTCACCTGCGTCACCGGCGTCTCGGGCAGCGGCAAGTCGACCCTCATCATAGAGACCCTCTACAAGGCCCTGGCCCGGCGCCTGCACAAGGCCCGCGCCAACCCCGGCAAGCACGAGGGTATCGAAGGGCTGGAGTACCTCGACAAGATCATCGACATCGATCAGTCGCCCATCGGCCGCACCCCGCGCTCCAACCCCGCCACCTACATCGGCGCCTTCACGCCGATCCGCGAGTGGTTCGCGGGCCTGCCGGAATCCAACGCCCGCGGCTACAAGCCGGGCCGCTTCTCCTTCAACGTGAAGGGCGGGCGCTGCGAGGCCTGCCAGGGCGACGGCGTCATCAAGATCGAGATGCACTTCCTGCCGGATGTCTACGTGCAGTGCGACGTCTGCAAGGGCCAGCGCTACAACCGCGAGACCCTGGAGATCCACTTCAAAGACAAATCCATCGCCCAGATCCTCGACATGACCGTCGACGAGGGCGTGGAGTTCTTCAAGGCCGTGCCCTCGATCCGCAGCAAGCTGGAGACCCTGCAGAAGGTCGGCCTGGGCTACATCCACATCGGCCAGCCGGCGACGACGCTCTCCGGCGGCGAGGCGCAGCGCGTGAAGCTCTCCAAGGAACTGTCCCGGCGCGCGACCGGGCGCACCCTCTACATCCTCGACGAGCCAACCACCGGCCTGCACTTCGAAGACGTGAAGAAGCTGCTGGAGGTGCTGCAGGCCCTGGTCGATCAGGGCAACACCGTGGTGGTGATCGAGCATAACCTGGAGGTCATCAAGACCGCCGACTGGATCCTGGATCTGGGGCCCGACGGCGGCGACCGCGGCGGGCGCATCGTCGCCGCCGGCACGCCCGAGGCCGTGGCCCAGGTGGCCGAGAGCCACACCGGCCACTACCTGGCCCCCTATCTGCGCAGCGCCAAGCCGAAGAAGAAGCGGGCATGA
- a CDS encoding single-stranded DNA-binding protein, whose protein sequence is MAGSVNKVILVGNLGRDPEIRSTQDGTKVANLSLATSETWRDRNSGERRERTEWHRVVIFNDKLCEVAEKYLRKGSKIYIEGQLQTRKWTDQQGVEKYTTEVVLQRFRGELTMLDGRQDGGGGGYSDDGGPGGGSGGGFGGGGSGGGGFGGGSGGGGGSDLDDEIPF, encoded by the coding sequence ATGGCGGGGAGCGTGAATAAAGTCATTTTGGTGGGCAATCTGGGCCGCGATCCGGAGATCCGCAGCACCCAGGACGGCACCAAGGTCGCCAATCTGTCCCTCGCCACCTCGGAAACCTGGCGCGACCGGAATTCCGGGGAGCGCCGTGAGCGCACCGAATGGCACCGGGTCGTGATCTTCAACGACAAGCTCTGCGAGGTCGCTGAGAAGTACCTGCGCAAGGGGTCCAAGATTTATATCGAGGGCCAGCTCCAGACCCGCAAGTGGACCGACCAGCAGGGTGTGGAGAAGTACACCACCGAGGTGGTGCTGCAGCGCTTCCGCGGCGAGCTGACGATGCTGGACGGCCGCCAGGACGGCGGCGGCGGTGGCTACAGCGACGACGGCGGGCCCGGCGGTGGGTCCGGCGGCGGCTTCGGGGGCGGCGGCTCTGGCGGGGGCGGCTTCGGTGGCGGTTCCGGCGGCGGTGGCGGCAGCGACCTGGACGACGAAATTCCCTTCTAG
- a CDS encoding GNAT family N-acetyltransferase, translating to MSQAAVNCRLATAADAAALAELFYLSDVHYWGDRAAPREAMAAHVRNEVLSEKANIEVLLAEAGGKAVGFASFAVLHPAPDLGGQLFLKDLFVPQTARGLGIGGTLLRRLAGIAVERGCVRLDWTAEADNPRALALYDRLGARRLAEKVYFRFDGEALKEFAAGD from the coding sequence ATGAGCCAAGCCGCCGTGAACTGCCGCCTGGCGACGGCCGCCGACGCGGCGGCGCTCGCCGAGCTGTTCTACCTCAGCGACGTGCATTACTGGGGCGACAGGGCGGCGCCGCGCGAGGCCATGGCCGCGCACGTCCGGAACGAGGTGCTGTCTGAGAAAGCCAACATCGAAGTGTTGCTGGCCGAGGCCGGCGGCAAGGCCGTCGGCTTTGCCAGCTTCGCGGTGCTCCACCCCGCACCGGACCTTGGCGGCCAGCTCTTTCTGAAGGACCTCTTCGTTCCGCAAACGGCGCGCGGGCTGGGCATCGGCGGGACCCTGCTGCGCCGCTTGGCTGGGATCGCCGTCGAACGCGGCTGCGTGCGCCTGGACTGGACCGCCGAGGCCGACAATCCCCGCGCCCTCGCCCTCTATGACCGCCTGGGCGCCCGCCGGCTGGCGGAAAAGGTCTACTTCCGCTTCGACGGCGAGGCGTTGAAGGAGTTTGCCGCGGGCGACTAG
- the dctP gene encoding TRAP transporter substrate-binding protein DctP, with protein MTTERNPRAGRRAFLAGTAAGLAVGAGAGAGLVWAAGRRASGGAPAVISGREVGTTWKIQTSWPGGVGLEVFKAWCASIVEKTSGELAFEGYGANELVGEFQLFDALRRGNIQAMNSFTQYWSGRIPAAVFLAAYPLGLRQPHEWEVFYYGLGGLEMAREIYAPFGMYYLGPVRHGANIIHSKKPIRSISDFRDLRLRMPGGMVAELFQAAGAKTTMLPGSEILDALANDVIDAADYVGPAVNLALGFQKVAKYVSMGPPGFMSIYQPVDLMDITVALESWRALSAGMQSFLEDEVRIYSQQHHVTIERADQAAWEKFGDAGVEVSRLSDEDVTAFTKLAVPRWFAWANRDPDAARVFRTHLDYMMSGTLGYVTPEMIQGFRLNT; from the coding sequence ATGACCACTGAACGCAATCCGCGCGCCGGCCGTCGCGCTTTCCTTGCCGGTACGGCCGCTGGACTCGCTGTCGGGGCCGGTGCCGGCGCCGGCCTTGTCTGGGCCGCGGGCCGCCGTGCCTCCGGCGGCGCCCCCGCCGTCATCTCCGGCCGCGAGGTCGGCACCACCTGGAAGATCCAGACCTCCTGGCCGGGCGGCGTCGGCCTGGAGGTTTTCAAGGCCTGGTGTGCCAGTATCGTCGAGAAAACGTCAGGAGAGCTGGCTTTCGAGGGCTACGGCGCCAACGAGCTGGTGGGCGAATTCCAGCTCTTCGATGCCCTGCGCCGGGGCAACATTCAGGCGATGAACTCCTTCACCCAGTACTGGTCCGGGCGCATACCGGCGGCGGTCTTCCTTGCGGCCTATCCCCTTGGCCTGCGCCAGCCGCATGAGTGGGAAGTCTTCTACTACGGTCTCGGCGGGCTGGAGATGGCGCGCGAGATCTACGCGCCTTTCGGCATGTACTACCTGGGACCGGTCCGCCACGGCGCCAACATCATCCATTCCAAGAAGCCGATCCGCTCGATCTCGGATTTCCGCGACCTCCGCCTGCGCATGCCGGGCGGCATGGTGGCCGAACTGTTCCAGGCCGCCGGCGCCAAGACCACCATGCTTCCGGGCTCGGAGATCCTCGACGCCCTGGCCAACGACGTGATCGATGCGGCCGACTACGTGGGGCCCGCGGTCAATCTGGCCCTCGGATTCCAGAAGGTCGCCAAGTATGTCTCGATGGGGCCGCCGGGCTTCATGTCGATCTACCAGCCTGTCGACCTGATGGACATCACGGTCGCCTTGGAAAGCTGGCGGGCCCTGTCGGCGGGCATGCAATCCTTCCTGGAGGACGAGGTGCGCATCTATTCGCAGCAGCACCACGTCACCATCGAAAGGGCCGATCAAGCGGCCTGGGAGAAGTTCGGCGACGCCGGCGTCGAGGTTTCGCGGCTGAGCGATGAAGACGTCACGGCTTTCACCAAGCTCGCGGTGCCGCGCTGGTTCGCCTGGGCCAACCGGGACCCCGACGCGGCGCGTGTCTTCCGCACTCATCTGGACTACATGATGTCCGGCACTTTGGGCTACGTGACGCCGGAGATGATACAGGGTTTCCGGTTGAACACATGA
- a CDS encoding ATP-binding protein produces the protein MTATRRSPGQQRYRRLLTLLKRPRDWRRGLDKDLRLLLTIVLIGATVLAASFATIREVERNLLRTAATGAAVHWAEFLQSHLRGLEEILAAGLVSQEDQRILEFAGAAGGVRDYQVIRPDGLVALSNWSGDFRGATDPETLRAVLEDHRTVVKVIEEGIEGEEAVIGQAYVPLASGTGKAGALKVDVDVTSQAERYRRLGNSAFTALVALLLPPGGLAGWLVARSILDRRRSERLQRQRGMVLEALARGVGLERVLLRIARSVETHQPGALCSILILDPRGDKVAACVAPQDRRGSPCPVDCPVEALPQLFAKSLAAAGPSAISVDADGAVWSLPLRATSGRLLGCLVLQFLGTQQVRAPDSDGPELVLAQLAAFAVEARRAERELAEMRQRNELILGAAADGIFGVDAAGRVSFANPAAARILGRKPAEIIGAEADLILRGSDGDAPQARPVAAALSDGKARHVEKMKIRGAGGRLLSIELVVTPIAGPLSSLCVVVVFHDISAQIAAQQDLFRAKEEAEAASRSKSSFLAHMSHELRTPLNAIIGFSEVMVRETLGPLDNAQYRDYAQHIHSSGAHLLSLINDLLDLSKIEAGKLELWEEEVDLRSLFERCRVFVGEAAQHKGIALSVDLPTDLPPAVCDARKIKQVVVNLLSNAIKFTEAGGRVIMEAERDGDAGVVIRVSDDGIGIAAHELKNVMAPFGQAREALIRDNEGTGLGLPLAKALVELHGGSLALSSRVGQGTTATVRLPGRLRPAEGGQKRSADGMNG, from the coding sequence ATGACGGCGACACGGCGCAGTCCGGGACAGCAGCGCTATCGGCGCTTGTTGACCTTGCTCAAGCGGCCGCGGGATTGGCGGCGCGGGCTGGACAAGGATCTGCGGTTGCTCCTGACCATCGTGCTGATCGGCGCCACCGTGCTTGCCGCCAGCTTTGCGACCATCCGTGAGGTCGAGCGCAACCTGCTGCGCACGGCCGCGACCGGCGCGGCGGTTCACTGGGCGGAGTTTTTGCAGTCGCACCTGCGTGGCCTGGAGGAAATTCTCGCCGCGGGTCTCGTTTCGCAGGAGGACCAGCGCATCCTCGAGTTCGCCGGCGCGGCCGGCGGCGTGCGGGATTACCAGGTCATCCGCCCCGATGGCTTGGTCGCGCTGTCGAACTGGTCGGGGGATTTCCGCGGCGCCACCGACCCCGAGACCCTGCGCGCGGTCCTGGAAGACCACCGCACGGTGGTAAAGGTCATCGAAGAAGGGATCGAAGGAGAGGAAGCGGTCATCGGGCAGGCCTATGTGCCGCTTGCCTCGGGGACGGGCAAGGCCGGCGCCTTGAAGGTCGATGTCGACGTGACAAGCCAGGCCGAGCGCTATCGCCGCCTGGGCAACAGCGCCTTCACGGCGCTGGTCGCCCTATTGCTGCCGCCTGGCGGATTGGCGGGGTGGCTCGTCGCCCGCAGTATCCTCGACCGGCGGCGCTCCGAGCGCCTTCAACGCCAGCGTGGCATGGTGCTGGAAGCCCTGGCCCGGGGCGTCGGCCTGGAGCGCGTGTTGTTGCGGATCGCCCGCTCGGTCGAAACCCACCAGCCGGGGGCGCTGTGCTCCATCCTCATCCTGGATCCGAGAGGCGACAAGGTCGCGGCCTGCGTCGCGCCCCAGGACCGGCGGGGTAGCCCGTGCCCCGTCGACTGCCCCGTAGAGGCTTTGCCGCAGCTCTTTGCCAAGAGTCTGGCGGCGGCAGGGCCTTCTGCGATCAGCGTCGACGCCGACGGTGCGGTCTGGTCGTTGCCGCTGCGGGCGACCTCCGGGCGCCTTCTCGGATGTCTGGTGCTGCAGTTCCTCGGTACCCAGCAAGTGCGCGCGCCGGACAGCGACGGTCCCGAGTTGGTGTTGGCCCAGCTTGCCGCCTTCGCGGTGGAAGCGCGCCGCGCCGAGCGCGAATTGGCGGAGATGCGTCAGCGCAACGAGTTGATTCTCGGCGCTGCGGCCGACGGTATCTTCGGCGTCGATGCGGCTGGACGAGTCAGCTTCGCGAACCCCGCGGCGGCGCGCATCCTGGGCCGGAAACCGGCCGAGATCATTGGCGCGGAGGCCGACTTGATTCTACGGGGTTCGGACGGCGATGCACCGCAGGCGCGGCCGGTCGCCGCGGCGCTTTCGGACGGCAAGGCCCGCCACGTCGAAAAGATGAAGATCCGCGGTGCCGGAGGAAGGTTGCTCTCGATCGAACTGGTGGTGACTCCCATCGCCGGCCCCCTGTCCAGCCTTTGCGTGGTTGTCGTCTTCCACGACATCAGCGCGCAGATCGCCGCCCAGCAGGACCTCTTCCGGGCCAAGGAGGAGGCGGAAGCGGCCAGCCGCTCCAAATCGAGCTTTCTCGCGCACATGAGCCACGAACTGCGCACGCCGCTCAATGCCATCATCGGCTTTTCCGAGGTTATGGTGCGCGAGACCCTGGGGCCGCTCGACAACGCGCAGTATCGGGACTATGCGCAGCACATCCATTCCTCCGGCGCCCACCTGCTGTCCTTGATCAACGACCTTCTCGATCTCTCCAAGATCGAGGCCGGCAAGCTGGAGCTCTGGGAGGAGGAGGTCGACCTGCGCTCCCTCTTCGAACGCTGCCGGGTGTTCGTCGGCGAGGCGGCGCAGCACAAGGGCATTGCGCTGAGCGTCGATTTGCCCACGGACCTGCCGCCGGCGGTCTGCGACGCGCGCAAGATCAAGCAAGTCGTGGTCAATCTGCTGTCCAACGCGATCAAGTTCACGGAAGCCGGCGGCCGCGTCATCATGGAGGCAGAGCGCGATGGCGATGCCGGGGTGGTGATCCGCGTTTCCGATGACGGGATCGGGATCGCCGCGCATGAACTGAAGAATGTCATGGCTCCCTTCGGACAGGCCCGCGAAGCCCTGATCCGGGACAACGAGGGGACCGGCCTGGGGCTGCCGCTGGCCAAGGCGCTTGTCGAACTGCATGGCGGCAGCTTGGCGCTCAGCAGCCGTGTGGGCCAGGGGACCACCGCGACCGTGCGTCTGCCGGGGCGCCTGCGGCCGGCGGAAGGCGGGCAAAAGCGGTCGGCCGACGGTATGAACGGCTGA
- the coaD gene encoding pantetheine-phosphate adenylyltransferase, with product MSAPLVGVYPGTFDPITNGHRDIIGRACKVTNRLVIAVARNAGKGPLFSIDERVEMVRDEIAAMDTHGTEVQVRAFDNLLIDFCHEVGASLLVRGLRAVSDFEYEFQMAAMNARLDSRVETVFLMASERQQFISSRFVKEIGRLGGDISSFVSLPVAERLRDRFDVEARSGTDKRRQIFRDED from the coding sequence ATGAGCGCTCCCCTGGTCGGTGTCTATCCCGGCACCTTCGATCCGATCACCAACGGCCACCGCGACATCATCGGCCGGGCCTGCAAGGTGACCAACCGACTGGTCATCGCCGTGGCCCGCAACGCCGGCAAGGGGCCGCTGTTCTCCATCGACGAGCGGGTCGAGATGGTGCGCGACGAGATCGCGGCCATGGACACCCATGGCACCGAGGTCCAGGTGCGCGCCTTCGACAACCTCTTGATCGATTTCTGCCACGAGGTGGGCGCCAGCCTGCTGGTCCGGGGCCTGCGCGCCGTCTCGGACTTCGAGTACGAGTTCCAGATGGCGGCCATGAACGCACGGCTGGATTCGCGCGTCGAGACGGTCTTCCTCATGGCCTCGGAGCGCCAGCAGTTCATCTCCTCGCGCTTCGTCAAGGAAATCGGGCGCCTGGGCGGCGACATCAGCAGCTTCGTCAGCCTGCCGGTGGCCGAGCGCCTGCGCGACCGCTTCGACGTGGAGGCGCGCAGCGGGACCGACAAGCGCCGGCAGATTTTTCGCGACGAGGACTAG